One Nicotiana tabacum cultivar K326 chromosome 23, ASM71507v2, whole genome shotgun sequence genomic window, atataACCATTTGTGATTTACCCTAAAAATTTTATAACTCTAAGAAATTTAACATAGTAAAGTATTTACAAACAAAAAACACTAAAAAAGTATAAACTAAATTAATTAACACTAACGATTAGAGTAAAAGATATTATATGCCAAACTAATATTCAATATAGCACAAATTAATAATTTCAATATAAactaaactaaaactaaattaacAAATTACAAGTAATTTCAACAAAGCACTCTCATGTTTTAGCAAAAATTATGAAAGAGAGAACCAAGGTTTcaatttttttgaattaaaatagagTTTAATAAGAGTGGTTTTTGTTGGATTTCAGCAAAGAAAAGAAATCATAAAGAGAAGtaggaaaagaagacaaaatagaaAACAAGGAATTGCTAAAAAAGAGAACACGCATAATAGAAGTTTGTTGTTTTAGTAGATATTTGAATTTAGGACCTCAGCTGCATTTTGAACTTTCTTGACCACTGCTCTGCAAGCCTAGCTTCTGTTAAGCGGGTTTAGGTACCATTATATTTAAGTATTTCATGTTTTTCCGATGAAATTCAcatgtaaaaataattaatttttttgagGAAGCGGGTTCACCCCTTCCTCCCGTAAGGTGGGTCGCCCCTGCTTGTAATTGATGCCATGTTGTTATACACGATCATAACATTCTAGACTAGAGAGGCCACAAATTCAGATCCACCTTGTAAAGTAAATAATAATAGATCCGTCGTCATTTCACATTGCATTCCCAGCTAATCAATCTGGTAAAACTGTTTCATTTGGTGCAGCTAGCTCACCACCAAAACCACTAGATGAAATTTTGATAAAAGTCATTCAATGGTTACCTACTGCCTACTGGTACCCCCTGGATCTCAACTCATCATGAAACCTCGGTTGCTTGTCAATCCTGTGTGCTCCCAATACTACTCTCAAGGGGGCCGATAGATGATAAATTGCAGTCACTTATCAATTCTTGTACCAAAATGCCCTACTCCAAGATCATTCAAGGACAATTTGATAACAAAACTTGAAACAACACATTGTTACTTAGGTCCTGTGACAGTTGATAGTCAAGTGCACAGCACAGAAGAATCGGATGCGTTACTTGGAAGCATCTCAACGCAGTAATCactacaattttaaaaaaaaaaaaaaaggatatgaGAAGACGGGGAAAATGGAAAGTTGAGAAGGACAAGCACACAGGAATGACAGCACAATTTGGACCACCACCTACAAAAAGTTTCCCAATTTCTTCCAaccaaatttattttcttaataacTGTGGTTTCTGAGTCCAGCTTGCTCACACTTTAACCATTTCAACGGGTACCTATTACCTCATACCCACACACGTACCATGGAGCTCTGTGTGCCAAGGTTTAAACAACTGAAAAAATCACCTAACGATTTAatttcttcaaaccaaatttcataacacaaactggtaattgaaaaatatgtcacatattcgattcaaaagtaattgaaatttggtaactttttcatgtaaaaatataATCTAAACAAAAACACCCTTAAAAATTCGGAAAAATTCCAACATTATATGCTGGAGTTCAGATTTTTAACATATGAGATTCTAGTATAAtgtgctggaatttcataatgtgctagagttccaacataatatgctggaagtttataagcatgagctccataatccagTATATGATGTTAAAACTTTCCGTGTTTTAGctaaaatagtgactatttttgaatgactttGTAAACGttgaatattttttaattaccgGTCCAAAAACTAGCTAGTTATTTTCACAAGTGAACCTGTTTGTTAGCTCGCATTACGTGGTCCAATCTGAGTTGTCCAATGCCCCAGAAGAAAGGAGTGACTGGCTAAAACTCATCACTCACGTGCATGCAGTGAGTTGCACTAAATgcatgagagagaaagagaaaataagatagagaagagagagaaagagggagGGGGCCCCAAAATTTCCTGACAAAGCTGATCATGATATACCAgcaagagaaatagaaaagaaatcaCCATAATCTAGCCAaccaaagaagaaaatgaaagctaCACTGCACCTTACAAGAAAAAGAAGTGTGCAAGGGAACATGGTAAAAAGTCTCCCTTCTACCACCACTTTTTCCTCTTAACTCTTTTAATCATCTAAATCagtctccctctctctctctctctctttacatACATCTTCATATGTAAAGGTGTGTGTCTGCCTCACTCCATATGCTCAACTGAGCATCTCTATGTTTCAAATGCTCAGTGGAAGAACCAGTAAAAAATCATGTATGAAATTTAAGTAGCATATAGACTGCTAATGGATGGATATGCAGAGTTATCAACCATCCATTTCCCTTTTTCCTAATCACATTTCTCTAGTTTTCAGATTCATTTTTCAGCCCAGAAATTTCAGGTCCTTTAGTTGCTAGCTAGCTCAATCATGTATAGTTTTCCGTATTTTTTCAGGATACAGTAAAGATGGAAGCAGCTGCTCTTTTCAAAGTTCTTGAAGCAGTAAGCTTTTGAGATCTTGGGAGTGGACTTGACTACCTCTGTTAGCTTCACAATGCCAGTTCCTCTTGCTCCATATCCTACACCACCAACGCCATTTACACCGCCTGCTAACGGTACAACATTTTTCATTCACCTATTTCTCCTTGCTAATAATAAGACAAACAAGAAGGACTGTCAAGCATAACAGTGAGCTAGAGATTGATGGTTGCAGTTGGAAGATCAACAGTTCTTATCTAAATCTCCAACTCTAGAATCCAAATCaaagtttaatttagcatttgTAGATGAAGtgtgaaaagaaaaggaataagACAAACAAGGACGGTCAAGCATAACAGGGAGCTAGAGATTGATGGTTGCAGTTGGAAGATCAACAGTTCTTATCTAAATCTCCAACTCTAGAATCCAAATCaaagtttaatttagcatttgTAGATGAAGtgtgaaaagaaaaggaaaaaagataaaACAGTATTTATTAAATAGACCAAAATCAATTAAGGTCATGGGCACCAATACTTCCTTGACTAGTAAATTGTTAATTGCTTAATAATTCTGAATTCAACTTCAGCTTTCTGGTGAATCAGTCTCACGGTTCAGGAAAAGTGACAACTTTATGAAATAGTATAATAATGCCAGACCTGTTTGACTGTATAATATGGTGACTGACAGGTACACAGAGCCAGCTCGTGTGCTCTGGATGTAGAAATCTTTTACTCTATCCAGTTGGAGCAACATCTGTCTGCTGTGCAGTTTGCAATGCAGTCACAGCAGTACCACCTCCTGGTACATGTTCATTGATTGAACATTCATTTAAATATTTAAGCTCCTAAAGTTGTATTAGGTGTAAGAAACAGTCCATTTACATGTTATGAACCTTAAACAGGCACTGAGATGGCTCAGTTGGTTTGCGGAGGCTGCCACACATTACTAATGTACATTCGTGGAGCAACAAGCGTGCAGTGTTCTTGTTGTCACACAGTCAATTTAGCTATGGAAGGTAAAGTGATACTGCAGCTTTTTGAAATATATGAATATACTCCATGTAATATATTAATTACATATCCTTGCTAGTACAAGTAAGAATAAAATGGTATTGTCACAGCAAATCAGGTGGCACATGTGAATTGTGGCAACTGCCGCATGCTGTTGATGTACCAATATGGGGCACGATCAGTGAAATGTGCAGTGTGCAATTTTGTGACATCGGTAGGGGTAAGTATAAAATTCTCTTTAGCATTAAGTCTTCAAGCTTTTATGCTGCAGCCAATGATGAAGTAGTATTCTGACACTACCAAAATTCTGCAATTTAAAGCCTAAATTACCAGAATTTAATCCTTCTTCAACAGGAACAACCTCATTGTTCATCTTGGAAAAGAACGACAATAGTAGTGGGAATTTCTAATCAAGCACCTTATATAACTATCCTTTTCAAAATAGAACAACAACTAGGACCTGCATATAGATTGTAAGCTTATAAAAACAACCAAAGGAATTAAATGTAACCTGTTAAGGTTGTTTCACAAGAGCAGGACTTGACGaccaaacaatttttttttaaaaaaaagcatACCCTGTATTTTCTTTATGGAAGAATCATATACCGAAGTTTAACACAAAAACTAAATAATGAGCCTGAGCACCTTTAGGCCTTCCAAGAAAATTACTTAAAAGAGGCACCACATTTTCATTTTCTATGCTCCCTTTTCTCGAATATTCAGAATAACTTATGACTAAGCTTCAATGGAGCCACTACAAACATGTATATACATGTTACTCCAACTTTTGTGGACCACATTTCTAATTGGCAATTCTGAAGCAGTTTAGTAGTTTGCAATAAATATCTCTAATTTGGCACTTCTTATAAAGGTCTAGAAatgttataaaaaaaaatctaaaatgcCTGCAAAAAGTTCCTGAAATTTAAATCAAGGCAATATTTCTTTTCTCAAGCAGTCTTTGTTTTCTGTTGATTTCCATTAATCCTACATAGTCCAGTATTACCTGATCCTCGGAAGGAAGTGtttccttttctcttcttctccctTAAAACAATTACGGAAATAGTACTAGTAATAGTCTTGGCAGCAATAGTGGTGATGGTAGCAATGTGCATATGTACTGTTTCTTACCCTTACCACAGGTCATGTCTGTTCACCTATAACAGATTAACAACTACATGGTATTACGTCCACTATCAATCAGTCAACTATACCTCAATCCCAGATTCGTTAGGACTATATGAATCCTCTGTGTTCATGTGGCTCTACAATATTATTCCACTCTATCCAAAATTTCAGTGTGATAGAATTTAATAAACCTATCAGTACAAGTATGCAATGAAACCAGTAAGAATTTACTTCCAATAATTTCTTCTATCGAAGTGTAGTGTTCTTGTAGATGTACAGTCAGTAATTATTATAGTTACAATCAATGTATGAACATACAAAAAAGTTCTACGGCCTTTAAAGCATTCCATAAGTTTTTAAATCAATCTTGACGAAGTGTTCACTGGATAATACAGGTTTCAACGAGCACAATTGAGCAAAAGCTTAACAGCTAATTTTAAAGCAGCTGAGCCAGTACTACAAACTTCGAAGACTGAAGTTGTGTTATGTCTCAGCAGAATTGCAACTACCATCCACCGGAGGAAATTTCTACTTACTACAAATATAGAGCTACTGTAGAGCTATTTTTCCCTCGCGTATCTGTAATATGAATAAGCAGTTTTGCAGGTTGGGCCTACAAAAGGTTTGTATATAATGGTATTGCGTTTGTAAGTCTAGTTGAAAAATCCTGGAAAGTAAAGCCTCCTTTTCACCTACCATCATATCATTTTGATCTTGGGAGGCCTTAAATACAATTTCAAAATGTCTCAATTGAAACAATTTCAAATTGATGCAAAAAAGGCATCCAGATGAAAGTCATCTTATGAATGTCAAATGAACTTTCTGGACTAGATTCATATCTACCAtaaaaaagaaacaaagggaaGATATCAACATCTCATTCGTCAGTTTTGATCAGGAAATTAAAAATGAGTGTTTAAGATATGACTATTGAATTACAAGACCTGAATGTCAACACCAGACATCTTAGTTTAACAGAAGAAGATCAATGCCTCCACCGTACAACAAAAAAGATGCTGAGGGCTAAAGGAGGTTCAGTACTTTCAATTAGATAGGCAGTCCACCCTGGTTTCCCTCTGCCACCGGTTCCTTTGCTAGAACCCACAGAAAAAGAGAGGAGGTACATCTCAAGTTTCATCATCCCATGAACTAAGCACAAAATTAATGAGAAAATAATTTAAGAAGTCACTTTAATTTACACATGTTTTCAGAAATTACCCACTTCAACCACATCATTTAGTTGCTTGTATGAGTTGTCTCCCCTGTCATATCAGTAACCACAAGCTTTCATTACTTTCTTGTCTTTATTGTTAGCCTGTGATTGgacaagagtgagttgctctagtggtgagcaccctccacttccaaccaagaggttgtgagttcgagtcaccctaagagcaaggtggggagttcttggagggagggagccgggggtctatcggaaacagtctttcTATCCTAGGTAGGGCTAAGGTTTGCGTACAAACTACACTCTCCAGAcgccactagtgggattatattgggttgttgctgttgttattgTTAGCCTATGATGCCCTTGTTTTCCCATAATTTCGGATAACATTCACTTATAATGAAATCTTCCCTGATATTACCAGAAAAACCGTTGCCGAGATTCCGAAGTAAATGTTGCACCAAGCTATTGTGACCAAATGCAACTGACACCAACATCTAGTCACATTCATTTCCTTCCACAAATCAGTTAATTGAGGGAGCCACAAAGTTAAGCTGTTAGAAATTTGAACTAGTCACACCGCTAGACAAACCAAATAGGAACTAACATCCTAACTAGTGCTACTTTTAGCAGTCTGCAATGATTTTATGACTTAAGTTTAAATCATACCTTTTGGAATCAGAATGCAGTAAGAAACCTCTTCATGAGGAACATTATGGGAGTCcatatctattttcttttcttaataactATAACCACAGACAATATAAGGACATGACCAGCCCTGCTGAAAAATTAATCGTGCCATTCAAGAAACTAGCTAACATAGTGTGTAGCCTATGGATGTATATCAACACCCAGTCTCTGTCCAAATGAagatataaatttaaaatatctACGAATACGTGATTTCCACATCAATGGGAACTTCAGGACCATTTAGATGAAAATGTTGTGCTTGATTTTCCAGCACATGATAAGACAACAGGAAAACCTTAATTTGTCCATAATATGATCCTTTCACACGGGTGATCTGGGTATTTTGAGCTCTGAAAGCTACACCTttgattttaaaagagaatcaAACTAAATAAAATATACCTTttcaataaaaatgaaaatgataTCTTCACATAGCATGGAACTGAAATGGTCTGTAAAGGGTTCTTCAGTTTGCCCCTACGAGATAATCCCTGTATAGGCTATGTACTCAGCCCTTTTCTGAATGAGCAAAGACTAGAGTCAGCACTTCATCATGACAGATGTTCCAGTTGTTTAGTTTTTTGCGATTATGTACTTCGCGAAGTTGTCACCATCTTATCTAATGATGACTAATGTCTCAACTTGTTGATGCAATATAGGGCATATGCAGGTTCAGGTTACATACTTCTTTTTCTTATAAGATAAACTTTATTAAATAAAATGTgagtgaaaaaaaataaaaaataaaaagtccgTACCAGGAAGGTAGTGATAGGCAGAAAATGTATACAAAAAGAAGTTGGATATTCCTTCACTAATTATCTAGACCATCTATGAGAATTAATTATATGCATTTACGTCATATCCCATCTCTTTCCTGTTTACCATTCTTATTCTTTTTGGACAAAAGGATATGCGTTTAGTAGATACGGGCGCCTTCCTAAGTTTTCTCCCTTGACAAATGCAAGAGttttaagaagaaagaataaaTATCTTAAGATAGTTTACTATCATCAATCTACCAAATCGAAAAAAAGATTATACACAGTATAACGAGATACTGCAATAATTTCTCCATCTAATATATCAAGATGGTGTAAGTGTTTTTCTTAATGACCGAGAAATCCTCGAGGGCCAGTGGCGCTCGGTTCGAAACCTCATAATGGGCCTTCCCTTTTCAGGATGGCctgcaagttttttttttttttgaggaaGTAAGGTGTTGTATTgctggcatcaagaagatgcaaataGTACAAAAGAAGAGATGTTAGCTCTTGTACATCTTGTTCTATTCTAATCATAGGGAGCTAACCAAAAAAAATAGGCCATCAGGCCAGGCTCATTGAGCCAATAAAGTCTAGAAAGGGAATAACATTATTTACAGGGGAGATATTACTCCAATTAAAAAGATACACCAGACATCTAACTTTCAAGAAGTGATTAGGAGTTGAAATGCCATCAAAACATCTTCGATTCCTTTCTGTCCAAAGACACCAAAATATGCACTGTGGGACCATTTTCCAGATACTTTTGATGGCCTTGCTAACTTTCCAAAAGCTCCAACTTTCAACTGTTTCCTTAATGCTCTGAGGTAGTGTCCAGCTGATACCAAAAATTGAGAAGAACATGTGCCAGAGATCAGTAGCCACTGTGCAATGCAAAAATAGATggttgattgattctgaattTAACTGGCACATGTGGCATCTATTCACAATCTGAAAGCTCCTCCTACAAAGATTGTCTTGggtcaaaataacacctttaagaGTCGTCCATACAAAACAGCTGACCTTTGTAGGCAGTTTGGTTTTCCAGATTAGCTTCCAAGGCCACATGTCAATAACTTCATTCGATGCACAAAGTTTGTTGTAGCCTGCCTTCACTGTGTATGCACCTTCCTTAGAAGTGCCCCATCTTAGCTTATCTGCGTGCTGGATACTCATTGTAAAGTTTGCTAACCTTCCAAGTAGATCAAGCACTCCTTCTATCTCCCAGTCTTGCATGTTTCTCCTGAAAAGGACCTCCCAAGTATTGTTGGATCTATTCTGTGCTACTGTTGAGTTAGGATCACTAGCTAGTTGGAATAAAGATGGATAAGTTTCTTGTAATGTAAAGTTCCCTAGCCATTTGTCCTTCCAAAATTTCACATGTGCTCCATTACCAACTTTGAAGGACACTTCTTATTGGAAGACTTCCTTGAGGCTTTAATGTGTTTCCGGGGCCCAACCCCATGAGGAGCTCTAATGGTTCTGGTACTCCAATTATCCAGTTGACCATATTTGGCTTTCACTATTTCCTTCCATAAGCTAGTGCCTTCTTGCCCATATCTCCAATGCCACTTCATTAGCAAACTCTTGTTGTGTTTTGAAAGACCTCTGATGCCCAGACCACCTTGTGACTTTGGTTGAGTTACAGTTGCCCACTTCACCAAATGAATTTTGTGACCTTCACTGTTACCTTCCCATAAAAAAGATCTCCTCAATTTGTCCAGCTGCTTTTGAACTTTACTTGGCATAGGGAAGAGGGACATGATTTAAATTGGTATGTTGTCCAGGACACTATTAATCAGAGTCACCCTTCCACCCATTGAGAGATATTGCATCTGCCAAGTTGCTAATCTTTTCTCCACTTTCTCAATCACAGCATTCCATGCCTCCACTGACTTATGTTTGGCTCCCAAGGGAAGTCCAAGATAGGTAGTAGGAAATGAGCCAATGTCACAACTCATTAACTCATTATGTCTTCCAGTTCCTCCAAGTTAGGTACCACATTGACAGGATATATCATGCTTTTCAGCATGTTTATGTGCAGACCTGAAATAGATTCAAAAATAAGTAGGGTTAGATTAAGGTACTGCAGTTGCAGTTTTTCAGCCCCACAGAAGATTAGTGTGCCATCTGCATATAGTAGATGGGAGACTGAGATTGAATTCCATGAATTGTTGTTTATCCTGAACCCTTCAATCCATTCTAATTGTCTTGCTTTATCAAGCATTTTGCTCAAGCCTTCCATTGCTATGATGAAGAGAAAAGGTGAAAGAGGGTCTCCCTGCCTAATCCCTTTCTGAGGGGAGAAAAAGCCAATTGGAGATCTATTAATAAAGAGTGAATACTTGACAGTGGTTAGGCTGAACTTGATCAACCTTATCCATCTTTCACCAAACCCCATTCCCCTTAATGTTGACAGTAGATAGGACCAACTAACTTGATCAAATGCCTTCTCTATGTCTAGTTTGCATAAAATTCCAGGGACTCCACTTTTTAGTCTCTCATCTAGTAGTTCATTTGCAATGAGTGCTGCATCAGTTATCTGTCTATCTTTTAGGAATGCATTCTGTTCCCCTGAGATTAGCTTCCCGCTTCCCCATCACTGTCTTTATCCTTTCTGCTAAAAGTTTAGCCACTATCTTATACACACTTCCAATAAGGCTTATTGGTCTAAAGTCCTTGAGCTCTATTGCACATTTTTTCTTGGGAACAAGTGCAATAAAGGAGGCATTGCTCGATTTGACCATATAACAGTTATGGTAGAAATGGTTGACTGCTGCCATGATGTCGGGCTTGATAAAGTCCCCAAGTTTTTTGGTAAAATGCCATTGTGTAGCCATCAGGCGCCCTGGGGCTTTATCTGGTGCACATGGCCTGCAAGCTTGGGTTATAATTTTACATCTTGCAACAGTAAGGATGTTAGCTAAACAACCTAAAATATTTCAGCCTTGAATGCATGCAGTGGTGCAACGACCATTTTCATTACTTTTTAAGGAGAATGACTGTGTCACTACATGTTCACTTAAATTTCATAAAGGAGGACTCCACTATCAAATCTGTGTTTGGACTTCACCAAACGTGGTATCCAAGACCCTGGTTAAGCTTAATTTTCTGGTGATAGTATAGGCCAGTTTCATTTAATGCTTCAGATCAAATGTTATTACACAACACGGTATTCGGAAGAAAAGATAAGTCCTTTGCTCTGCATCAGAAataacctttttttttaattattatatttgcaTAATCTATGTTCCGTTCACATGAGTGGGAATAAGTTTGATTCAAGAAGTTTGTTTTGCCGGTCAAACCGCCAAAGGGAAGAACAACATGGGACCTCTGGAGTAAGACAATctcataattttaaaagttttcctCCATTAGTTGACCAGAGTTAGGTGTTCAACAATGGCTCAATAATTAGAAAGTACACTCATTCATTCCGAAGAAAGTGCACCTCATACAGATGCCCtcttcaaaactccaaatacaTTAAGGGCATAACAAGATGTCATTAAGCAGGCACCTATCTGACAAGAAAGAGAACATTAATTTTTATTCATTTATACTAGCGGTACAAGAGAACAGCCAATCCACTGAGGAAAAGGCAACGGAGAGCATATTACCCCATATATACAAAGAGGCAAGAAAATTACACATTTGTTTTTGACTCCACATTGTCTAAACTCTTGACAGGTTATTCATCTCCCATTGCTAATTCCAATGCATAATCATCTCTCTCCTGCAACAGGGAAAAGTGAACCTTAGGAACTTAGAGCAACTTGTATTACTTGCCCTTTCTTACGTCATCAGTATCCTTTCTCGACTGCTTTCTTACATTAATAGGAAATTACAGTAACATAGAACTTACAATAGGTCCTCGAGCAAAATATCTCCCAAATTGAAGCCAATATACCTGAATATACAACATGATGTCAGGTCCGTGGTGGCATAATAGATCAAAACTACACAATTGATCATTTGGCTAAAACTTCAGAGGGGAGTTCTGAAAATAGCTGTCAGTACCTTTTCTGTAAACCCCACTATTTCAACTACAAAAATATCAGCAAAGCTTCATGCTCTACTGATATAATTTTCTATCAAGGTAAAGTTTCCATTAAAATACTACAGGTAATAAGCTAAAATCTCTAAAAAGTTCAAAGAGGAAAACATGAATTCCATCTGGTTACTTGGAATACGATACTCGTAACTTCAGTGTCTCGCGGAAAATAAAGCAGTCAGAAAGGTTAATACATATATTGAAATATGAAAAGTTTGTTGCAGGAACATCACATCTCGCAAAGAACGGGTGCCAGAGCAACACACTATAGGAGAAACTGGAAGGCCAAAGAACAAACATGTTGCTGCCTTTTTTGCTTAGCCCTGCCGGAGCTTAATATTTAACTGTTTTCTTGTCCTGTTCGAACAGAGTCACAAACTTGTTTCTGCTTCTTGTCTAGTCCTCTAAGAGATCAATTTTTTCTTTCTAGCCATTCATTTAGAAAATGAATACACTATAAGCTGAGCAGTTAATCGCAGTCATTTTGCCTTTTACTCATCAGGTCATCAGCTTAATTTAAGCAATTAATTAGTAAAAATATCAATGTATTATATAGTTATATAAAATGAAAGTCATTTCCTCCACAATTCTTATGCATTGCCATTTCCTAGTGaaatttggcatttgaggctatagATTTTTGGTCAGGCTTGATGTGACAAATGCACGAGCTGAGCGGGAATGGCATGAGTTAAAACCAAAACACCTCATTGTTAGTTCTCATAATAAAAAGGCCCCACCGTTAATAGGCTAAAAGTAGGTTGGGCTAAAAGGGTCCAGGTAATTCATTATTGTTATTTAAGCACTCATTAATTCATTTTTGCTAATCTCATACAGCAACAATTTCTctatattttgttttcttttttgaaaaaatcTTCTTAATCAAAGGAACCACATGCATCCTGCTTCCACAAAAGCGAGGGTAACTGTCTCTTATAGAAAGTGAGAAAGGAAGAAGTTTAGAGGAGTAAAGAATGTGTATTGCACATAACTCTTTGTGGTAGTGTGTCAGCTGGATGGATATGGCAAGTATTATTGCTGATGATTCAAAGGAAAACTTTTGCATTAGGCATGTGCCTGAGATGAAAAACCTGGTGTGCCCTTTGGTTTCAATCTAAGTTACTCCGACACGGCAAtttaggtgccgcacccgtgcgacgcgacacgacactagtatgggtgtgggtatgaGATCTGTACCGGATGTGGTCAAACAATTTTGGATACTTTAACCAtgacactgggtttgttgttgttgttgttgttgttgttattgaccATGACAGACGGAAAAATTCGAAACGAGATACAATTGATTCGATATCAGAATcaaaactagggtaaatttgaagaaaatagcatatcttatctaggaaatcaatcctctacttatctacaacttgagaataaaaaagaattCCATACTTTACAAGCTATGcgtaagtattccacaaaatttctcataatttaaagatatttttatatttttaattttttttgaactATTTTTAGCCGGATCCCGGCACCCGTATCCGTACTAGGAACCGTATCCCCGAATtttagaatttacatctcgaaggatccgacctctagatccgcacccgtgtcggatacCCGCACCCATGTCCGAGCAACTTAAGTTTCAATTGCTTAAGGGCTTGAAGTTGAAAAGACAGAAAAACATAAGAAAATTGGGACATCGTCAGTAAGTATCCAGAGAGGGTCATCAACTGTTGATTCCTAACAAAGGTATGAATCTAGTATGCAGCCATATATTTTCTACCCATGCTTCATAGGCCAAACTGAACCTATAAAAGGTGGACGTCAAATGATTATTTAGATGGTAATGGTTGGTCAAATAGATTTGCTCTTTATTGCCACCCAAAGCCAAACTTTTGCAATTCCAAGTGGTTAATTAC contains:
- the LOC107771822 gene encoding protein LOL1 → MPVPLAPYPTPPTPFTPPANGTQSQLVCSGCRNLLLYPVGATSVCCAVCNAVTAVPPPGTEMAQLVCGGCHTLLMYIRGATSVQCSCCHTVNLAMEANQVAHVNCGNCRMLLMYQYGARSVKCAVCNFVTSVGVSTSTIEQKLNS